A DNA window from Sulfitobacter noctilucicola contains the following coding sequences:
- the trpA gene encoding tryptophan synthase subunit alpha, with protein MTRIDAKFADLKAQGKKAFVSYIMAGDPDVATSLEIMRGLPAAGVDVIELGLPFTDPMADGPTIQLAGQRALDGGMTLKKTLEMAATFRKEDDTTPIVLMGYYNPIYSMGVDAFLKAAKAAGIDGLIIVDLPPEEDSELCLPAQEAGLNFIRLATPTTDDKRLPRVAQNTSGFVYYVSITGITGSAEADAGDVAPEVIRIREASGLPVIVGFGVNTPAKSQAIAEVADGVVVGSAIVSRIAAGDSVADVLSFVKSLSDGAHAA; from the coding sequence ATGACCCGTATCGATGCCAAGTTTGCTGACCTGAAAGCACAGGGAAAGAAAGCGTTCGTTTCCTATATCATGGCTGGCGATCCCGATGTTGCCACATCGCTTGAGATCATGCGCGGTCTGCCAGCGGCGGGTGTGGACGTGATCGAATTGGGTCTGCCCTTTACCGATCCCATGGCAGATGGCCCTACGATCCAGCTGGCAGGACAGCGTGCGCTTGATGGTGGCATGACTTTGAAGAAAACGCTTGAGATGGCCGCAACGTTCCGCAAGGAAGATGATACGACGCCAATCGTGCTAATGGGCTATTACAATCCGATCTACTCGATGGGTGTCGATGCCTTTCTCAAAGCTGCCAAGGCGGCCGGCATTGATGGTTTGATTATTGTCGATCTGCCGCCCGAAGAAGACAGCGAGTTGTGTCTGCCTGCACAAGAGGCCGGATTGAACTTTATCCGCTTGGCGACACCTACAACCGACGACAAACGTCTGCCACGTGTGGCGCAGAACACCTCGGGCTTTGTCTATTATGTCTCTATCACCGGCATTACGGGTTCGGCTGAAGCAGACGCAGGCGATGTAGCACCGGAAGTTATCCGCATCCGCGAAGCAAGCGGTCTGCCGGTTATCGTAGGCTTTGGCGTAAACACACCGGCCAAGTCACAGGCGATTGCCGAGGTTGCAGACGGCGTTGTGGTCGGGTCGGCAATTGTATCGCGGATCGCTGCAGGTGACAGCGTGGCCGATGTGCTCAGCTTCGTAAAATCCCTATCAGATGGCGCGCACGCCGCCTAA
- a CDS encoding FkbM family methyltransferase: MKDAGAVDQPPNPVDPSNWAHKIRTVKDAHIIPSDGRSLIQGCGVYTSDHAYCHDAVLWRRRALMVPAENPTFDQSDNPVKGTYLWGGVLHGHFGHFLVESLGRIWGYEAEELKIDGVLFLEKRSDEHDESTAIAWHNDSAPVLTGFQEELFNQFGIKAPIGVVRTPVQVERLIIPGQAFGMGTMATGTPAFRKFVQSRIGNEIEADGPKKLYISRSAYGARRGGVIGENLLEKRLEQDGYTAFHPQKESLQTQIARYKAASDIVALDGSALHLAAMVAGPDQKIAMIKRRSSPISIGIEANLTSFIGRKPVVVDAIRRNWIRSDRKRVDRFSIAELDFAATGAALESAGMATAADWPELDEKTLKGLLEKLNSETRYSFRLEGTEAPKGLPDGIVAACHGIEVPQSHAVGPKWLVRKINNGRYEKEEIAGALFLVDEGDRVLECGAGIGIVGTSVAHNCKPAVMRSFEANPHLIEVVEATYRRNGVDDRISVTHGALMAGKNIPQKIDFNVSKRFAFSSLDAPQRELSETVSVPVHDFAKLKEDFRPTVLLMDIEGGELDFLREADLSGINVVVMEFHPEVYGQEGMEFCKAQIRKAGLEPVKGKSTETVWAAQRTTEKTTKNEGSKK; encoded by the coding sequence ATGAAAGACGCAGGCGCGGTCGATCAGCCGCCGAACCCCGTTGATCCGTCTAACTGGGCCCACAAGATCAGAACTGTTAAGGATGCCCATATCATCCCGTCGGACGGTCGTAGTTTAATACAGGGCTGCGGCGTCTATACCTCTGATCATGCCTATTGCCATGATGCCGTTCTTTGGCGCCGCAGGGCGCTGATGGTCCCCGCGGAAAACCCGACCTTCGACCAAAGTGACAATCCGGTCAAAGGAACGTACCTTTGGGGAGGCGTTCTTCACGGTCATTTTGGTCATTTCCTCGTTGAGAGCCTCGGCCGAATCTGGGGTTATGAGGCAGAAGAGCTAAAAATTGACGGCGTATTGTTCCTGGAAAAGCGTTCAGACGAGCACGATGAAAGCACTGCAATCGCATGGCACAATGATAGCGCGCCGGTTCTAACCGGCTTTCAGGAAGAGTTGTTCAACCAATTCGGGATTAAAGCGCCCATCGGCGTCGTCCGCACGCCAGTACAGGTCGAGCGGCTAATTATACCTGGTCAGGCGTTCGGCATGGGCACGATGGCCACCGGTACACCGGCCTTCCGCAAGTTCGTCCAAAGCAGGATAGGAAATGAAATCGAGGCTGACGGGCCGAAGAAGCTCTACATCTCGCGGTCTGCCTACGGTGCCCGTCGCGGCGGCGTCATTGGTGAGAACCTGCTCGAAAAACGATTAGAGCAGGATGGCTACACCGCCTTTCACCCTCAGAAGGAGAGCCTTCAAACACAGATTGCACGATACAAGGCAGCATCTGACATCGTCGCACTTGACGGCTCTGCCCTGCATCTGGCCGCAATGGTCGCTGGACCAGATCAGAAGATTGCAATGATAAAGCGGCGCAGTTCTCCGATTAGCATTGGGATCGAAGCCAATCTGACATCATTTATTGGGCGTAAGCCTGTCGTAGTGGACGCAATAAGGCGGAATTGGATCCGATCCGACAGAAAGCGGGTCGACCGTTTTTCGATCGCAGAGCTGGACTTTGCCGCCACAGGGGCGGCCTTGGAAAGCGCTGGTATGGCGACCGCTGCCGACTGGCCCGAGCTGGACGAGAAAACCCTTAAGGGACTGCTTGAAAAGCTTAACAGCGAAACACGGTATTCATTCAGACTGGAAGGGACAGAAGCGCCCAAGGGTTTGCCCGACGGTATCGTCGCTGCTTGCCATGGTATTGAGGTCCCTCAATCTCACGCGGTCGGGCCTAAATGGCTGGTACGCAAGATCAACAACGGACGTTACGAGAAAGAAGAAATAGCTGGCGCACTTTTTTTGGTAGACGAAGGGGACCGTGTGTTGGAATGCGGCGCGGGGATCGGGATTGTCGGAACAAGTGTTGCCCACAATTGCAAGCCCGCTGTCATGCGATCCTTCGAAGCAAATCCGCACCTGATTGAGGTTGTTGAGGCTACGTACAGACGCAATGGCGTAGATGATCGTATTTCGGTCACGCATGGTGCGCTGATGGCTGGTAAGAACATCCCCCAAAAAATAGATTTCAATGTTTCCAAACGCTTCGCCTTTTCTTCGTTGGACGCGCCTCAGCGCGAGCTTTCCGAGACCGTTTCGGTGCCAGTGCACGATTTTGCGAAGTTGAAAGAAGACTTCCGACCCACCGTACTTTTGATGGACATAGAGGGCGGCGAGTTAGATTTTTTAAGAGAGGCAGACCTAAGCGGTATCAATGTCGTCGTCATGGAGTTCCATCCCGAGGTCTATGGGCAAGAAGGCATGGAATTCTGTAAAGCGCAGATCAGAAAAGCCGGACTTGAACCTGTGAAAGGTAAGTCCACAGAAACGGTATGGGCCGCACAACGGACAACCGAAAAGACAACAAAAAACGAGGGAAGCAAGAAATGA
- the ychF gene encoding redox-regulated ATPase YchF: protein MGFKMGIVGLPNVGKSTLFNALTRTAAAQAANFPFCTIEPNVGEVAVPDSRLDKLAAIAQSKSIIPTRMTFVDIAGLVKGASKGEGLGNQFLANIREVDAIAHVLRCFEDGDVTHVEGRVDPVADAETIDTELMLADLESIEKRRAGLVRKIKGNDKEAVQQDRLLAMAQDAIEAGKPARVVEVDEDDARAWRMLQLLTTKPVLYVCNVGESEASEGNAFSAAVAEMAASQGNAHVIISAQIEEEISQLEAEEAEMFLDEMGLKEAGLDRLIRAGYELLHLETYFTVGPKEARAWTIRTGTSAPKAAGVIHGDFEKGFIRAETIAYEDFITLGGEGPAKEAGKMRAEGKGYTVKDGDVLHFLFNT, encoded by the coding sequence ATGGGTTTTAAAATGGGTATCGTGGGTCTGCCGAATGTCGGTAAATCGACCCTCTTCAATGCATTGACCCGCACCGCAGCCGCTCAGGCAGCCAACTTTCCCTTCTGTACGATTGAGCCCAACGTGGGCGAGGTCGCGGTTCCTGATAGCCGGCTGGATAAACTGGCGGCCATCGCGCAATCGAAATCGATCATTCCGACACGGATGACTTTTGTCGATATTGCCGGATTGGTGAAAGGTGCCTCAAAGGGTGAAGGTCTTGGCAACCAGTTCCTTGCCAACATCCGCGAGGTAGACGCGATTGCCCACGTGCTGCGCTGCTTTGAAGATGGTGACGTCACCCACGTCGAAGGTCGGGTTGATCCGGTTGCGGATGCTGAAACCATCGACACAGAGTTGATGCTGGCTGATCTGGAAAGCATCGAAAAGCGCCGCGCCGGATTGGTGCGCAAAATCAAAGGCAACGACAAGGAAGCAGTGCAGCAGGACCGTTTGCTGGCGATGGCACAGGATGCCATTGAGGCAGGAAAACCCGCACGCGTCGTTGAGGTGGATGAAGACGACGCCCGCGCATGGCGGATGTTACAGCTTTTGACCACCAAACCAGTGCTTTATGTCTGCAATGTCGGGGAATCCGAAGCATCTGAGGGCAATGCATTCTCCGCCGCTGTCGCCGAAATGGCGGCGTCTCAGGGGAATGCACATGTCATTATCTCTGCACAGATCGAGGAAGAGATCAGCCAGCTCGAAGCTGAAGAAGCCGAGATGTTCCTTGACGAAATGGGATTGAAGGAAGCGGGCCTCGATCGGTTGATCCGGGCAGGCTACGAGCTCCTGCATCTTGAGACATATTTCACTGTGGGGCCGAAAGAGGCACGTGCCTGGACGATCAGGACAGGCACATCCGCACCAAAGGCGGCGGGTGTTATTCACGGTGATTTTGAGAAAGGCTTCATTCGCGCCGAAACGATTGCCTATGAGGACTTCATCACTTTGGGCGGCGAGGGTCCTGCGAAAGAAGCGGGCAAGATGCGTGCGGAAGGGAAGGGGTATACCGTCAAGGACGGCGATGTCCTGCACTTCCTGTTTAATACCTAA
- a CDS encoding glycosyltransferase family 2 protein, producing MRPPTGGPGFDAIKPRIFQIGFNKCGTRSFYDFFEKNGIKSVHYKRGDLAHGISSNIAEGKPPLEGWDKWTAYTDMQWVKKTGVIEACGFYKEFAAYYPRSYFILNTRSKDRWIKSRLNHGTGQNYGNRYRLGLGLSTMDETVAAWSAMWDLHHENVQRFFAETGQNFLVYNIEEDVPESLERFLAPDFETDASLFGHEGQTNSEPKTVKASQPVAEKASNPYISNVSAVKGASKPAAPKPAVEANPLDEKLGKKFQPHNNLVAFDEAATMEPFDAVPIKNAEEGWTGNLIVSIVKNEGPFLLEWIAYHRAIGFNHFLIFSHACSDGTDKMLAHLDKQGIVTHVPLGNLEDTTPQAAALEDVMKHPKVFAADWIVHIDVDEFVNIRTDDGTFASLIGSLPSNVTNIAMTWRIFGSGGKEQFEDQLTLAQFDRCAPSYLPKPHTAWGFKTATSNGGAYQSLTAHRPGSIAKGFEKEVTWVNGSGKDITDARAKSGWRSDVKTVGYDLVQLNRYPLRTLDNFLLKREEAAEGGKPELESWIALDWNGCQDMTIQRNLPRMQAALDQLKDDDLLQELHESAVDWHKERIAVIKKDTAIKAFVQEALGTDLDDVSRVIHILENDRKGD from the coding sequence ATGCGGCCACCAACAGGCGGACCCGGTTTTGACGCAATAAAACCACGTATTTTCCAGATCGGTTTCAACAAATGCGGCACTCGCTCGTTCTACGATTTCTTTGAGAAAAACGGGATCAAGTCAGTTCACTACAAGCGTGGTGATCTGGCGCATGGCATCAGCTCCAACATAGCCGAAGGCAAGCCACCGCTTGAGGGGTGGGACAAATGGACCGCCTACACTGACATGCAATGGGTGAAAAAAACCGGCGTGATTGAGGCCTGTGGTTTTTACAAGGAGTTTGCGGCTTATTATCCCAGATCCTATTTCATTTTGAACACCAGAAGCAAAGACCGCTGGATCAAAAGCAGGTTGAACCACGGCACTGGCCAGAATTATGGAAACCGTTATCGTCTTGGTTTGGGCCTTTCCACAATGGATGAGACCGTTGCAGCATGGTCGGCAATGTGGGATTTGCACCACGAGAACGTGCAAAGGTTCTTCGCTGAAACCGGTCAGAACTTTCTTGTCTACAACATCGAGGAAGATGTGCCCGAAAGCCTGGAAAGGTTCCTCGCGCCTGACTTTGAGACAGACGCCAGTTTGTTCGGACATGAAGGGCAGACAAATTCGGAACCTAAAACCGTCAAGGCATCTCAGCCGGTCGCAGAAAAGGCGAGCAATCCGTACATCTCGAATGTCTCGGCTGTGAAAGGTGCTTCGAAACCGGCAGCGCCCAAGCCTGCCGTTGAAGCGAACCCGTTAGACGAAAAACTGGGCAAGAAGTTTCAGCCACACAACAATCTTGTCGCTTTTGATGAGGCGGCAACGATGGAACCTTTCGACGCAGTACCAATCAAGAATGCCGAGGAAGGCTGGACCGGTAATCTGATTGTCTCGATTGTGAAGAATGAAGGGCCCTTTTTGCTGGAGTGGATCGCATATCACCGTGCGATCGGGTTCAACCACTTTCTGATATTTTCTCACGCGTGTTCTGATGGAACGGACAAGATGCTGGCGCATCTGGACAAGCAGGGGATCGTGACCCACGTCCCATTGGGGAACCTCGAAGACACCACGCCGCAAGCCGCCGCTTTGGAAGATGTGATGAAGCATCCCAAAGTTTTTGCGGCGGACTGGATCGTTCACATTGACGTGGATGAATTCGTAAACATCAGAACAGATGATGGTACATTCGCCTCCTTGATTGGTAGCCTTCCTTCCAATGTCACTAACATTGCCATGACATGGCGCATCTTCGGCTCTGGCGGGAAAGAACAATTTGAAGACCAACTGACGCTGGCACAGTTTGACAGGTGCGCTCCGTCCTACCTTCCCAAACCGCACACGGCCTGGGGCTTCAAGACTGCCACTTCCAACGGTGGCGCATACCAATCGCTTACCGCACACCGACCCGGAAGCATTGCCAAGGGTTTCGAGAAGGAAGTGACTTGGGTCAACGGGTCCGGAAAGGATATCACAGACGCCCGAGCAAAAAGCGGTTGGCGTTCTGATGTGAAGACGGTCGGATATGACCTCGTGCAATTGAACCGATATCCGCTCCGCACTCTCGACAATTTTCTGCTCAAACGCGAAGAGGCGGCTGAAGGCGGAAAGCCGGAGCTGGAAAGCTGGATAGCGCTGGACTGGAACGGCTGTCAGGATATGACGATCCAACGCAATCTGCCCAGAATGCAAGCCGCGCTGGATCAACTAAAAGACGATGATTTGCTTCAGGAATTGCATGAAAGCGCCGTGGACTGGCACAAAGAACGGATTGCAGTCATCAAGAAGGACACGGCGATCAAAGCGTTTGTACAGGAGGCCTTGGGTACCGATCTCGACGATGTCTCCCGGGTCATTCATATTCTCGAAAATGACCGGAAAGGTGATTGA
- a CDS encoding MarR family winged helix-turn-helix transcriptional regulator: MHDNDPRPIFEVFKEIGIIEQLTRARLEARLPDGLIAPHFAVLNHLINRGDGAVPIDMARAFQVPKTSMTHTLKGLAAKGYVALKENPQDGRSKTVWLTDKGRSLQSQMIAQMAATSSDLFKAVPPEEIAAVLPVLIRLRQHLDSARDAP, translated from the coding sequence GTGCATGACAATGACCCCCGTCCGATTTTTGAGGTGTTTAAAGAAATCGGAATTATTGAACAACTGACCCGCGCAAGATTGGAGGCGCGGTTGCCGGACGGGCTGATCGCGCCGCATTTTGCGGTACTGAACCACCTGATCAATCGGGGTGACGGTGCAGTGCCAATTGACATGGCACGCGCGTTTCAGGTGCCCAAGACCTCGATGACACATACACTCAAGGGTCTGGCGGCAAAGGGGTATGTGGCGCTGAAAGAGAACCCTCAGGACGGGCGGTCGAAAACCGTGTGGCTGACGGACAAAGGACGTTCCCTGCAATCGCAGATGATTGCGCAAATGGCCGCGACTTCTTCCGATCTTTTTAAAGCGGTGCCACCCGAGGAAATCGCGGCGGTACTACCGGTCCTGATAAGGCTCCGTCAGCATCTCGATTCCGCGCGGGATGCTCCTTAG
- a CDS encoding efflux RND transporter periplasmic adaptor subunit: protein MKTLIKIATLMTVALIPFTATAEQPIVKIEAVSAGDEDQQRVFFGRVVARETVDLAFQVGGQIVEIPVEEGAFMATGDLVAMMDQLPFELALEEAAAQQSQAERTVTRYKQLVGSAVAETNLQDAQTQLDLSAIALKNAERELANATLHAPFDGIVAARLEPNYATVAAGTPVVRLHDMSDLRIEIDVPEQLFQRAGQDAEVTLFAQFLTGDKQYPLEIREFNAETEQVGQTYTITLGMEPQEGLNILPGSSAKVTAFLGKDVALVEVPASAVIIENDNSTSVMVFTPTGALEGTVNKTPVEVQPTENGNVAVLSGLEPGQEYVAIAADRLTDGQAVRRFTGFGD from the coding sequence GTGAAAACGCTGATCAAGATCGCAACGCTCATGACTGTTGCCCTAATTCCTTTTACTGCAACAGCAGAGCAGCCCATCGTAAAAATTGAGGCTGTGAGCGCTGGAGATGAAGACCAGCAGCGTGTTTTCTTTGGTCGCGTCGTCGCACGAGAGACTGTTGATCTGGCGTTTCAGGTTGGTGGCCAGATTGTAGAAATTCCTGTGGAGGAAGGCGCTTTTATGGCCACCGGTGATCTGGTTGCCATGATGGACCAGCTCCCGTTCGAGCTCGCGCTAGAAGAAGCCGCCGCGCAGCAATCGCAGGCGGAGCGCACCGTGACCCGCTATAAGCAGCTTGTTGGCAGTGCTGTTGCAGAAACCAATCTGCAAGATGCGCAAACCCAATTGGATCTCAGCGCCATTGCCCTGAAGAATGCGGAGCGCGAGTTGGCGAACGCCACACTTCATGCTCCGTTTGACGGTATTGTCGCGGCCCGGCTGGAGCCGAACTATGCCACCGTGGCGGCGGGAACCCCCGTTGTTCGGCTCCATGATATGTCGGATCTGAGGATAGAAATCGACGTGCCCGAACAACTGTTCCAGCGCGCCGGACAGGACGCCGAAGTGACCTTGTTTGCCCAGTTTCTAACTGGAGACAAACAATACCCGCTGGAGATCAGGGAGTTCAACGCCGAAACCGAACAGGTGGGTCAGACTTACACCATCACATTGGGGATGGAGCCACAGGAAGGCCTGAACATCCTCCCCGGATCATCTGCCAAGGTAACTGCTTTCCTCGGCAAAGATGTCGCCCTTGTCGAAGTCCCGGCCTCTGCCGTTATCATCGAAAACGATAATTCGACCAGCGTCATGGTGTTCACGCCAACCGGTGCACTAGAAGGCACCGTCAACAAAACACCGGTTGAAGTGCAACCGACCGAGAATGGTAATGTGGCCGTGCTGTCCGGGCTGGAGCCCGGTCAGGAGTACGTCGCAATTGCGGCTGACAGGTTGACAGACGGGCAGGCGGTACGCCGCTTCACCGGCTTCGGGGACTGA
- the gmd gene encoding GDP-mannose 4,6-dehydratase, with the protein MKRALITGIAGQDGAYLSELLLSKGYHVTGTIRRNSLDELDRLRRIGVADKVEIITVELSDANSVTRIIREGKYDEIYNLAAQSFVGSSWDQPIYTSDVNAMGVVRLLDAIRTYCPEARFYQASTSEMFGRVRDIPQSEMTAFHPRSPYGVAKTFGHYMTMNYRESFDLHGSSGILFNHESPLRGPEFVTRKITLGLAQIANGNCNAIELGNMDAKRDWGFARDYVEGMWRMLQQDVADDYVLATGVTTSIRDFVNFAAQALDIELEWDGEAEKETATDKKTGNQIIRINPKFYRPAEVSLLIGDASKAEKALGWKAQTSIEELAAMMAKSDYDDAKAAS; encoded by the coding sequence ATGAAAAGAGCATTGATTACAGGAATTGCGGGTCAGGATGGCGCGTATCTTTCTGAATTGCTTTTGTCCAAAGGGTACCATGTCACAGGCACGATCAGACGCAATTCGCTGGACGAACTGGACCGCCTGCGGCGCATCGGTGTCGCTGACAAAGTTGAAATCATCACGGTCGAGCTGAGCGATGCCAATAGCGTTACCCGTATCATCCGCGAAGGGAAATACGACGAGATCTATAATCTTGCGGCACAAAGCTTTGTCGGGTCATCTTGGGACCAGCCTATCTATACTTCCGATGTAAATGCCATGGGCGTTGTCAGGCTTCTTGACGCTATCCGCACCTATTGCCCCGAAGCACGGTTCTATCAGGCCTCAACGTCAGAGATGTTCGGCCGTGTACGTGACATCCCGCAATCGGAAATGACAGCATTCCATCCCCGTTCTCCCTATGGGGTGGCCAAGACTTTCGGCCACTACATGACCATGAACTATCGCGAGAGCTTTGATCTTCACGGATCTTCGGGAATTTTGTTTAACCATGAAAGCCCCCTGCGAGGCCCTGAGTTCGTGACCCGCAAGATCACTCTTGGACTAGCTCAGATCGCGAATGGAAACTGCAACGCAATCGAGCTGGGCAATATGGACGCCAAGCGTGATTGGGGGTTTGCTCGTGATTATGTAGAGGGCATGTGGCGCATGTTGCAACAGGACGTGGCTGACGATTATGTACTGGCCACAGGCGTGACGACATCAATCCGAGACTTCGTAAACTTTGCAGCACAAGCGTTGGACATTGAACTGGAGTGGGACGGCGAGGCCGAGAAAGAAACGGCCACGGACAAAAAAACAGGCAATCAGATCATAAGGATCAACCCGAAGTTCTATCGCCCCGCAGAGGTCAGCCTTTTGATTGGTGATGCCAGCAAGGCCGAAAAAGCGCTTGGCTGGAAAGCACAGACTTCCATCGAAGAACTGGCAGCTATGATGGCAAAATCTGACTACGATGACGCCAAAGCGGCCAGTTAA